The Sandaracinus amylolyticus genomic interval CGATCCGATCGCGCCGATCACCCTCGGCGACTACGAGGACGTGTGGATCGACGAGGTCGACGCGGTGCTCGTCCGCAAAGATCCTCCGTTCGACGCGAACTACCTCTGGGCGTGCCACCTGCTCGAGCACGTCCGCGGCAAGACGCTCGTCGTCAACGATCCGCGCGCGCTGCGCGACGCGAACGAGAAGCTCTACGCGACGCACTTCCCGTCGCTCATGCCCGCGACGCTCGTCGCGAACGACAAGGCACGCATCAAGCGCTTCGTCACCGAGGTCGGCGGGCGCGCCGTGCTCAAGCCGCTCAGCGGCGCGGGCGGCGAGAGCGTGTTCCTGCTTGCCGAGGGCGACCTCAACGTCAACGCGATCATCGAGACCGTCACGCAGGACGGGAAGCGCGTCGCGATGGCCCAGGAGTTCCTCCCGAAGGTCACCGAGGGCGACAAGCGCATCCTCCTGCTCGACGGCGAGCCCCTCGGCGCGATCCTCCGCGTCCCGCAGCGCGGCGACGTGCGCTCGAACATCCACGTCGGCGGCACCGTCGAGAAGACCGAGCTCGACGCGCACGACCGCGCGATCTGCGCCGAGGTCGGCCCGCGCTGCAAGAAGGACGGCCTCTACTTCGTCGGCCTCGACGTGATCGGCGGCAAGCTCACCGAGGTCAACGTGACGAGCCCGACCGGCATCCAGCAGATGTCGCGGCTTTCGGGCCAGGACCTCTCGGCGCGCGTGATCGAGTGGCTCGAGCAGCGTTCCGCGAGCTGATCGTCGGCTGGCACGGCTCGCGGGAGCGCCAGCTGCGCGTCCTCGCGAAGCACGACGAGTCGAAGCACGGCGCGGACGTCCTCACGCACGTGCCGCGCACCTTCCGCGCGATGAGCTTCCCCGAGGGCTGGGCCCGCGAAGGTCAGCGCCTCGCGGAGCGTCTCGAGCGCGCACACGCGGCCCGCCCGATGCCGCTCGTGATCCACGCGTTCAGCAACGCGGGCTTCTGGACCACCGCCGCGCTGCTCGATCGGCTCTCCCCCGCGCTGCGCGACGCGCATCGCGCGACCGTGATCGACTCCGCGCCCGGGTTCCCGCCGCACATCGAGGCGCGCTTCACCGCGCGCTACGCCACCCGCGCGATGCTCCCGGCACTGCTCGCCCGATTCGGCTTGCGCGCGTCGCACACGCACCCGCTGGTCGGTCCGCCGTTCGCGGCGTTCCTCTACGCGTGGCACCACGTCGCGCCGAAGCAGGTGCGCTTCATGGAGAGCAGCCTCGCGCGCCTGCGCGACGCCCACCGCGAGCGGCCGCTCATGGTCGTCTGGGGTGGCCGCGACGAGCTCGTCCCGGCGCGCTTCGTCGAGGCGTTCGTGCGTGACTGCGAGGCCCACGGCGTCCCGCTCGAGCGCCTCTTCTTCCAAGAGGGCGACCACGTCCGCCACCTCGTCGCCCACCGCCGCGAGTACTTCGCTGCGCGCGACGCCTTCCTGGCGCGCGTCTGAGCGCAGGGAGCGCCGAATGTGGAGCGTGGCGCGCTCTGCGCCCCTACGCGCCGATGAGGTACGACCCTGCCCCACCCGGCGCGACGCTCCCCATCGCATCCCGGTGTCACCCCTGCGAGTGCATCGCTGCAAGGGGGGTTGCAGATCCGAAAGGCGCCCACGGAAACGCGCCGGCGCAATCGCGAGAAACGTGGGGCAACTGCTTCCCGAACGTCTGGCACGGCCCTCGCTAAAGCCCCAGACGCGACCCGGTGACCTCGGCGAGTCTGCCCCCCCAACCGCCGATCACGCCAGGTCGCGCCAGGCCCGCGCTGCATGCCCCCCCCGCAGCGCGGGCCGCTTTTTTCCGTCCGCGAATCGCGGCGTTTCATCTGGGACCGGGCAAGACCCTCAGGGTTTTGCCCGGTCCATGACGTCCTGCGCGTGGCTCAGGGATGCGTGGTCGGAGAGGGCGGCCCCTCCACCTGCACGAAGCTCTGCACGGCGAGCCATCCCGTCGCGAGGAGCAGCGCCACCAGGATCGCGACCAAGACCGGCAGCGTGCCCCGCGGTCCCGCCTGCTCCGCGAACCGGTCGCGATAGAACCGTCCGCGGCTCCGCGCGCGCAGGCGCGACTGCACGCCGGGCAGCAGGTCCGGCGAGGCCTCGGGTCCCTCCTTCTGGTCCCCCGCGTCCCCACCGATCGCCGCCGCGCCGCGCACCACCATCCGGTACGCGTCGAGCTCGTCCTGCAGCTCGGGGTCGCTCGCGAGCGCAGCCTCGAACGCGGCCTTCTTCGCGGGATCGAGGCTCCCCTCGATCACGTCTCCGAAGAGGTCGCGCGCCTCGTCGCTCGTCATCGCTTCCATCGTCTCACTTCTTCCCCGACGACGCCTTCACCGCGGGGGTGCTCGAGCGACGCTCGCCGGTCGCGCGCTGCACGGCCTTCGCGAGCGCCAGACGCGCGCGGTGCAGCCGACTCTTCACGGTGCCCTCGGGCAGCCCGGTCTCCTGCTGGATCTCCTCGTAGCTCATGTTCTCGACGTCACGCATGATCACGAGCACGCGCTGGTCCTCGTCGAGCTCCATGATCGCCTCGCGCACGATCGTCTCGATCTGGTTCGCCTCGGCCTGCTGATCGGGGCGCGCGACCTGCGCCGACGAGCTCATCGACGCGCTCTCGACCGCGCCGTGCTCGGCGATCTCGTCGAGCTCCTTCTTCTTCCCGCGCGCGCGACGGTCCAGGTACTTGATCCGGTTCTTGCAGTGGTTCGTCGCCACCCGATAGAGCCAGGTCGAGAGCTTGCTGTCCCCGCGGAAGCCCTCGATCGACTTGAAGACCGTGATGAAGACCTCCTGCGCGACGTCCTCGGCCTCGCTGCGATCGCCGAGCATGCGCAGCACGAGGCGGAACACGCGCTCCTGATACAGGCGGACGAGCTCGTTGAACGCGGCTTCGTCGCGTCGTCGGAGCCGCTCGATCAGCTGTTCTTCGTGGCCGTCGGGCATCGGCACGTGGAACCCGAGGGCCTCGGCACGACGCTCCAGCGCGGCGTGATCGAGATCGTCGGGAACGAGGTCCACGCGCCCGAGACAACCTCGGCCGAGCGCGGTTCCGGCGAAGGTAGCCGGGATGCGCGATCACCCTCAAGCTCGATGGAATGCGCGCGATCCTGCTCGTCGATCACGGCAGCCGCGTCGACGCGGCGAACGCGCAGCTCGGCGACGTCGCGCAGCTGGTCGCGCGCATCGCGGGCGACGGCACGATCGTGCGTCACGCCCACATGGAGCTCGCGACGCCGTCGATCCCCGAGGGCATCGACGCGCTGGTGCGCGAGGGCGCGACCGAGATCGTCGTGGTGCCGTACTTCCTCGCGCCGGGAAGGCACGCGACGAGCGACGTCCCGCGGATCGCGTCCGAGGCCGCGAGCAAGCACCCCGCCGTGAACGTGCGGGTCGCGGCACCGCTCGGCGTGCACGAGCTCCTCGCTCGCCTGGTCCTGGTGCGCGCGCGGGAGTGACGAAGCTCCTCAGTGCACGAAGTAGCGGAAGCCGAGCAGCAGCCACGTGTCGTCGTCGCCCACGACCTGCTGGCGCCACGAGAAGTCGAGTCCCCAGTCCTGGGTGACGTAGCCGAGGCCCGCCGTCACGTAGTGGATGTCGCGACCGGTGTCGAAGCTGTAGCCCGCGCGGATCGGCACCCCGCTGATGAACACCTCGACCGCGCCGCCGAACGCCGCCTCGGGACGAAGCGACCCGTCGACGTTGTAGAAGGTCGACAGATCGGCGAGCCCGTCGAACGCGATCGTGACCATGCGGTCGATCGTGTAGCTCGCGCTGCCGCCCACCAGGCGCGGCACGAGCGACGTGCCGTGATCGATCAGGTTGAAGCCCAGCGCCGCGATGTGCAGGCCTTCGATCGGCATCACGCGGATCGCCGCGTCGACCGTGACGCCTTCCGCGAACGGGCCGCGGGTGTCGCCCTCGGGCTGCCCCTCGCGCCAGTAGCTCATGTACCGGCCCGACACGCCGATCGCGAACGCATCGCCGATCGGCAGCGCGAGCGAGAGGCGCCCTTCCATCCCGCCGTGCCCGTACTCGCCGTTGCCGTGGATGTAGCGATAGGACATGCCCATCGCGATCGGCGAGCTGTACGAGTCGACGACCGCTGCGCCCACGCTGAAGCGCGTCGTGCCCGGCTCGTACCCGGCGACCGACTCGATGTGATAGACGCGCCCGATCGTCAGGCCGGCCGCGTTGTACTGGAGCGCCGACGTCGAGGCCGCCGAGGCACGCGCGCCGAGGCCCATCGCGAGGCCGCGCGTCGTGTCGTAGCCCTCGGCGACCGGAGGATCGATCGCCGCCTGCGCCGCGAGCCGAGCTGGTGCGCCGAGCGAGATCGCGAGGGACCCTGCGAGCACGAGCACCCCCGCTGCACCTGACCAACGCACCATCGCTCCTCCGATCCCTCTGCGATCCCCCGAACGCCCGTTTCCCGAACGCCTGGACAGCGGTGTCCCTGCTTAACCGGGTTCGGCGCCGCACACCAAGAAAACCGCGTCGAACCGGTCGCAAACGCGGGAATGCGCCTCGCCTCGCGCGCGATCCGCCCGCCCGTGTGGACGGCCTCGGAGGGTCACGCGGCGGAATGCCACGAATCCAGTGTGATCACGCTGGCTCCCGTGACGAAACGGAGACCGGATCGAAGAGGCTCGGCGGATCACGTGTGATCTCCGAGGCTTCCCGAAACGGTTCGACGCACTGCGTCTGGACGCGTTCGGAACGAGCACGTCGCGGACGAAGAAAACCCAATCAGATCATGAGCTTAGAAGTTTCCGCAGGAAGACCCGTAGACGGCACCCGGGAGCTTTGCTAGCGTCGGTCTTCCTCGGGGAGGCGGGTTGCCTCCGATCGAGTGTCTCGCTCCCTCCTCGGCAGTTCGTGAGGGATGCCGTAGCTCGGATGATGCGTCCCGGATCGGGTGCAGCATCGGAGTGACGGTAATTTGGCCGGGACGTGTTGCCGCGATAGCAGTCGTTCTTCGTTCGCGGAAACCGCTCACCCGTGCCGACGCGAGGCAGATGTCGCTGTGCTGCTGGCAGAAGTCGCTGTGCTGCTGTGCTCCAGATAGCTGGGTAGATGTTCCGATGGGCAGCTCTTCGAGAAGCCACCTCTCCTAGAACCAAGCGTCCTTCGAAACACGCACCCGAACAGCGAACCTCGATCGAGACGGCGACCCTGAACGAACCGATGGAGCGACCCAGGCTGTGGAAAGCCTGTGGATCGCTTGGACAAGTGCGCTCAACTGCTGGGGTATCTGGCATGGACGGGCTGTGGGAATCGACTCTCGGCAGACTTCGCGGAAGGCTCGCGGAAGAGACCTACGCGACGTGGCTGGAGCCGATTCGCTTCGATGGGATCGAGGGCCGGATCGTGCGGCTGCGGATTCCGAACCGCTTCTTCGCGGATTGGATCTCGGCGCGGTATCTGCCCGACATCCTCGAGTCGCTCGCGGCGCTGACCGGCGCCGAAGGGCTGGACGTCTCGTGGGTCGTCGATCCGAGCCTGCAGGAGCAGGTGACGTCGGCCGGGCAGGTGGCCAGCCCGGCGGTGGCGGATCGTGAGGTCGCGTCGACCGGCGTCATGCTCGCGCCGGGCGCGATGCTCGCGGACGAGGCGATGCTCTCGCGCGGTGCGCGCATGGCGGCCGCGGGTCGGGTGACCGCGCGTGCGTCGCGTCCGCCGGTGCGCGCGCTGCGCGCCGCGGGCGAGCTGCCCTTCGACGTCGAGGGCGGTGCCGATCGCGCGCCGATCGCACGCCCGCCCGTCGCGCGCAGCGTCGCGGCGGATCGCGTCGCGCCGCCGGTCGAGAGCGGAAGTCCCGTGGGCGAGCAGTCGTATGCCCTGAACCCTCGTTATCTCTTCGACAACTTCGTCGTCGGGCCGTCGAACCAGCTCGCGCACGCGGCCTCGATCGCGGCGAGCTCGAGCCCGGGCAAGCGCTACAACCCGCTCTTCATCTACAGCAAGGTCGGCCTCGGCAAGACGCACCTCGTCAACGCGGTCGGCCATCGCGTGCTCGAGGATCGTCGTGACGCGCGCGTGCTCTTCCTGAGCGCCGAGCGCTTCACCAACGAGTTCATCTGGGCGCTGCAGCACAAGCGCATCGACGAGTTCCGCGCGCGTTATCGCGGCTCGTGCGACGTGCTGGTGATCGACGACATCCAGTTCCTCGCGGGGCGCGAGCAGACGCAGGAAGAATTCTTCCACACGTTCAACGCGCTCTATCACGCGGACAAGCAGATCGTCGTCACGAGCGACGTCTATCCGCAGCACATCCCCGAGATGCAGGAGCGCCTGATCTCGCGCTTCCAGTGGGGCCTCGTCGCCGACATCCAGGCGCCGGAGCTCGACACGCGCATCGCGATCCTCCGCAAGAAGGCGGAGCAGGAGCAGCTGCACCTCGGCGACGACGTCGCGCTGCTGGTCGCGCAGGTCGTGCAGAGCAACGTGCGCGAGCTCGAGGGGACGCTGCTTCGTCTCGCGGTGCTCGCGGACGCGCAGCAGCGCCCGCTCGACATCGAGCTCGCGCGGATGGCGCTCGGCGCGCACCAGCCGAAGGGTCGCGACGCGCGTCAGACGAGCGTCGAGGACATCCAGCGCGCGGCCTGCGAGTACTTCCAGATCGGTATCAAGGAGCTGATGAGCGATCGCCGGCACCGCAACGTGTCGCTGCCGCGCATGATCGCGATGTACATCTGCCGCGAGCGGCTCGATCTGAGCTACCCGATGATCGGCGCGCGCTTCGGCAACAAGGACCACACCACGGTCATGAACGCGCACCGCAAGATCAGCGGTCTCGTCGAGAGCGACGAGCGCGTGAAGCGCGCGATCGAGGTGATCGAGCGCAAGGTCGGCATCAGCTGAGCGTCGTGATAGGACCAGGCGATGAAGGTGCGACCATCGAGGATCGCGCTCGTCGCCTTGGTCCTCTCGGGCGCATGCGGCGCGCGCACCGCGATCGACGCGCGCGATGGCGGGTCGATCGACGCGGCCTCGATCGACGCGGCCTCGATCGATGCGATGCGACCGATCGACGCGATGCGACCGATCGACGCGAACGTGCTCGTGCCGACCTGCGCGCTCGACGCGTCGAACGCCTCGGTGGCGGGCACCACGCCGCTGGGTCCGATCGACGCACGTCACGCGTGGGCCGGGCTGCTCGAGGCGTGCGGCGGCGGAGACGTGCTCCACGTGTCGGAGGCAGCGCAACTCGCGTTCCGCAACGGCGCGTTGTTCCCGGACCCGCTCGAGCCGTCGCTCACGTTCGTCGACCTTCCGAGCGCGCCGGGGCGATACGACGACGTCGAGGTGAGAGCGCGCCGCGACGGCGAGTCGGTCAGTGCACGCGCGACCGTCCGGGTGATCGAGCGGGACGGCCCATCCGACGATCCGCGCGGCCCTTCGCGCGACGACGCGTTCTGCCGCTGTGATCCGCGCTTCGTCGACGCGCCCGAGGCATGCGAGGAAGGAGCGCTCCGGAGGCTCCTCGCCCAGGTCGAGATCGACGTGCCCGGCTGGTCGGTGCGCGGAACCGTGCAGGCGCTCTACTGCCACGACCTGCACGGCATCTGCTTCTGATCATCGACGCGGCTCGCGCGCGCGGATGCGCGCGAGCGCGTCGTCGTAGAGTGTCCAGCCGTCGAGCTCGAAGGCGCGCTCGCCGTCCCACCCGGCGGCGAGCGCGGCCTCGATGAAACACCGCCTGACGACGGTCGCGTGCAGCGGCAGCCACTCCGGGCCGTTCGCGCGCATCCGGATGATGGCGCCCGCGGCTCCGTCGCGATCCATCGAGGTGCCGTCGAATTCGATCCGCAGTGCGCCGGGCGCGTCGGCTCGCCGCACCACCAGCGTCAGCGTGCCGAGCCACCCGAAGCCGTGAGGTTCTTCCTCGCGCGGCTCGCCGACGAGCGATGACTCGTAGCGATGCGCGCCGATCCGGATCACGGCATCAGCTGACGCAGGCGCCAGAGGTGCCAGTGCACGCGGCGGCGCGCGGCGTCGAGCTCCCAGCGGACACGGCCGACCAGGATCGCGCTGGTGATCAGCGGCGACATCGACAGCACGAGCAGCACCACGCGCGTCGGCCACTCGGGGAAATGCGTCATGCGCGGCAGGATCGTGATCGCTCCGTCGCGGATCAGGACCGAGGGCGGGATCACACCGGCGATCTCGAGCGCGAACGGCAGTGTGGCCGCGATGCACGCCGCAGCAGTGGTGATCCACCGCCCCGGCCGGTCGAGGTGCACCATGAACGTCGGGATGCTCGCCGCCGTGATCGCCGGCAGCAGGATCAGCGGCGAGAACAGCGACGCGATTGGCATGATCGTGAGCATCGCGAACACCGCGACCGCCGTGCGCATCCACGGGCGCGGCCGCGGGAGCAGATCGACGATCCAGCTGACGATCACCGCCGCGATGATCGCGCCGAGCGCGGTCAGCCCGAGCACGAGATCGCGCGGACCGAGCCACACCACGAGCGGCACGTAGAGCAGCCAGCTGAAGCGCCCTGCGCGCAGCGCGCGCGACGCGACGCGGTGCTGCTTCTCCTCTTCCTCGCGGATCTCGGCTTCCGCTTCTTCGGGCAGCTTCCCGTCGAGCGGCTTCGCGAGCGCGTCGAGCAGCTGCTGCAGCGCCTCGGGGTTCGACGGGTCGGCGGAGAGCGCGCGCGCGAGCCCGCGGATCGCATCACGCTGCGCGGTCGCGCCTTCCGCACCGCTCGATCCCGACGCGCGCTTGAGCGTCTCCTTCGCCGCGCGCAGATGCAGATCCGCGACGAGCTTGCGACGCGCGGTCTCGCGATCTCCGTCGAGGAACGACTCGATCGCCTCGTGGAGCTCGCGGGCCTGCGGGCGCTTGAGCGGATCGGCGTGGGTCGCGCGCACGCAGATCGCCTCGAGCTCGGGCGGCACCGCCGCCTGCGGCGCGCGCACCGAGCACCGCGCGTCCGCGCCTTCGCGCGTCGAGATCATCAGCTCGCGCACGCTCTTGCCGCGATGCAGCGCCTGATGCGTGAGCACCTCGAACAGGATCGCGCCGAGCGAGTACACGTCCGCCGCGGAGTCGGCGTCGTTCGAGCGGTCGATCTGCTCGGGCGCCATGTACCCGGGCGTGCCCAGCAGATCCTGCTCGGCGCGCGTGATCGAACCGAGCAGCGCCATCGGCATGCGCTGCACCTGGGTGCCGACGATGCGCGCGACGCCCCAGTCGAGCACGTAGACCTCGCCGAAGTCGCCGAGCATCACATTCTCGGGCTTCAGATCGCGATGCACCACGCCGCGCGCGTGGGCGTAGTCGATCGCGAGGCACGCCTTCGCGAACGCCGAGAGCATGCGGCGCCGGCTGAAGCGGCTGCGCAGGTTCGGATCGTTCTTGCGGAGCCCCTCGAGCACCTCGTGCAGCGTCACGCCGCGGATGCGCTTCATCGTGAAGAAGGGCTCGCCGCTGGGCAGCGTCCCGACCTCGTGCACCGGGACGATCCCCGGGTGATCGAGGTAGCCCTGCACGTGCGCCTCGCGCAGGAAGCGCTCCTTCGCGCGCGACCGATTCGATCGCGTCGGGAGCAGCACCTTCATCGCGACCTCGCGGCCGACGACGCGATCCCAGACGAGGCGCACCTCGCCCATGCCGCCCTCGCCGAGCACCGAGCGACTCTCGTAGCGATCCGCGAGCAGCTCGGGCTGCAGGCTCTGCAGGTTCTTGCGCGACTCGAGGAGCGTCGGACCGTCGTCCTCGTCGTCCTGTCCGCTGCTGGTCAGTGTCGAGGCGCGCGAGTGGGCCGCGGAGCCTCCCTGGAACATGCCCGAGCGTCGCAGTGCGAGCTCTGTCGCGTCGGAATCGTCGGTGATCTCGGAGCTCGACGTGGGGGACGTCAAACGGGTCCTCCGGTGATCGCCGCGGGGCGCACGGCGACGACCCGGGAGCATAGCGCACCGCGTCGAGCAACGTCAGCCGGCGTCACGGAAATGCTGCGTCGATCGAGAGCGAGTGGGGATCGAGGTGCTCGGGGCGCGCGCCGCTCGAGCGCAGGGCCCCGACGCGCAGCCGTCCGGGGCGCACCTCGGCCGGCCCGAGGGGGTGCTCCGAGCGGATCACGTCCCCCGCGCGGAAGTGTGCGGGCGAGAGCCACCCGTTCGCGACGAGATCGACCCGGCTCGGTCGCTTGCCCTCGCCGATGCGCAGCGCGAGGTCGGACGGGCACGCTCCGAGCGCGACGAGGTCGAGCGTCAGCACGAGCCCGCTGCCGCGCCGCTCGAGCCGAGCATCGCGCAGCCGCAGGCACCCGGTGAGGCGGCGTCCGGCGCGCCGATCGTCGTCGTGGCCGATGATCGCGCGGGCGCCGATCCCTTCGCGCGGATCACGTCCGCGCTCGAGCAGCAGGTAGTCGCCGCCCGCTTCGACGAGGGCGTGATCATCACGCGCGATCCACGCGCGGATCTCGGGCTCTTCGCTGGTGCGGAGCAGGTCTTCGTCGTGGGCGAAGCGCACGCGGTGCGACGCGTCGAGCACGACGAAGTCGGCGCGTGTCTCGGGCGGCGGCGCGCGGCGCAGATCACGGCGCTCCGCGAGGTGCGGCAGGAGCGCGTCGGGGGCCTGGACCGACGCGCTGGGCCCGATGCGCGCGACGATGCGACGCGCCGCGTCCGTGCTCTCGTCGGCGACGAACGGCTCGCGCGAGAACGCGAGCGAGAGCGGCGTGCCACCCGCGATCACGTGCGCGAAGAACGCGCTCGTCGCGAGCGGCGCGAGCCGGAGGAGCGCGCCGTCGGGCAGCGCCGCCGCGCCGTGGATCGCGGAGGCGAGCACGAACGGCATCGCGGGCGTCAGGTAGTGCGAGTCGAGGTCCGTCGTGCCCGGGAAGTCCGAGAGCAGGTTGATCGCGAGCACGGGGGCGGCGATCACCAGGAACCCCGGTCGCAGCAGCGGCAGGAGCGCGCACGGCGCGGTGATCAGCGCGAGGTAGAGCACGCGGTGCCGCGCCGAGAGGTGCTCGATCAGCTCGCCCGGATGCGTGAGCACGTACCGCGCGACCTCGGTGGTGCTGCGCCCGAAGCGCCCGAAGTGCAGCTCGAGCGATCCCTCGGGCGGCGCGAACCGCGGGTGCAGCACGAGCACGAACAAGAGCACGTATGCGAGCGACACCACCGCGACGAGCACACCGGCGCGCGCGAGGCGCGTGCGCTCCGCCGAGCGCGGCGAGCGCACCGCGAGCCCACACGCCGCGACCCCGACCAGCATCGTGACCAGCCCGAGATCCTCGCGGCAGAGCAGCACGCCGAGCGTCGCGAGCACGATCCCCGGACCGCTTCGGCGATCGAGCGCGTCCGCCGCCCACGCGAGCGGCAGCACCGCGACGCTGCCCGGGTGGAACTCCTCCGACGCGACGTGCGCGAGGTTCGGATGGAGCAGCCACGCGAGCGCCGCGACGATCGCGCCCGGCGCGCCGAGGTGACGCGCCCCGATGCGCGCGATCGGCAGCGCCGCCGCCGAGAGCGCGATCGACTGCGCGACGAGCAGCGTCGGCGCCTGCCCGAAGAGCATCCCGATCACGCCGAGCGGGCGCAGGATCCACGCGAGGTGAAGCCCGAGCTCGTGCGCGCCGACGATCGGGTTCCATCCGTCGCCGTGGACCGCGCCCCACGCCATGCGCGCGTAGAACGCGAGATCGAACGTCTCGTTGTGGAACGTGTGCCAGCGCAGCAGCGAGAGCGTCGCGAACGTGATCGCCGCGATCACCACCAGCGCGTGCACCGCGCGACGCGTGCCGGCCCACGGGATCGGCGAGGGCTCGCCGCGCGCATCGCGCCACCACTCTCTCACGGCGGCGCAAGGGTGGGCGACGCACGGGGTGCTCGCAAGGCGGGATCACTGCGCAGGGAGCGCAGCAATTCCGAGAGGTTGCATCGGGGTGGGGGCAACGCCTATCTTCGCGCCGTGCGCGGGCTCTACGCGATCGTCGATCCGGACCGTTGTGCAGGGCGCGATCCCGTCGAGGTCGCGAGCGCGATCCTTCGTGGTGGATGTGCGCTGATCCAGGTCCGCGCGAAGCGGATGCCCGACCGCGAGCGGCTCGCGCTCGTGCGTGCCGTGCGGGCGCGCGCGAAGGAGCACGGCGTGCCTTTCGTGGTGAACGATCGGCCCGATCTCGCGCTGCTCGTCGACGCGGACGGGCTCCACCTCGGGCAGGACGATCTGCCGATCGCCGAGGCGCGACGCATCGTCGGACGGATGATGATCGGCCGCTCGACGCACGATCTCGCGCAGCTGCGCGCCGCGATGCACGAGGGCGCGAACCTCGTCGGCTTCGGGCCGGTGTTCGCGACGAAGAGCAAGGAGAACCCGGATCCGGTGGTCGGCCTCGAGGGGCTCGCGCGTGCGGTGCGCGTGGCGCGCGTCCCGATCGTCGCCATCGGCGGGATCACCGAGGCGAGCGCGCCCGGCGTCGCACGCACCGGTGTCGCGCTGGGCGCTGCGATCGCGGCGATCGGCGAGGCGCGCGATCCCGAGCAGACCGCGCGCGCGCTGCATCTCGCGCTCGGCGGGGGCGAGGGGTGATCATCGAGCTCGCGGTGAGCGCCGCGGCGGTCGTCGTCGCGTCCGCGGTCGCGCGCGCCATCGTGCAGCGACGTGCGGCCCAGGACGCCGAGCGCGAGAAGCGCCTCGCGGCTGCAGCGCGCGCGAACGATCCGCGCCGTGGTCTCCGGGTCGGCGACGTGCTCCTCCACGTCGGCGACGAGCTCTGGCTCGCGGGCATGATCGAGCTCGACGAGGAGGGCACGCTGCTGTCGATCTTCCGCGCGCCCGAGAACACACGCACCGCGTGGGTCGCGCAGCTCGACGACGAGGCGCGCGAGCTCGCGCTCCTCGCCCACTCCGACGAGGTGCCCGAGGGCCACGTCCCCGATCGCCTACCGCTCGGCGGCCGCGTGCTCTCGCTCTTGCGTCGCGGCAGCGCGAAGGTGCGCGGCCACGGCGAGCACCTGCCGCCCCACGGCCCGAAGGCGCGCTTCACGATCCTCCACGACGCGGGCGGCCGCGTCGCGATGGTGATCGACTTCGAGGGCGCGCCGCGCCTCACGCTCGTCGGTGATCGCGTCGAGCGCGCGCTGATCGACGTGCTGCCCGGCGGCGAGCGCGGGCCCGAGTAGGCCCGCTCAGCGCTTCTTCGCGCCCGCGGCCTTCTTGCGCGGCTTGGGCGCGGGCTCCTCGACCGGCGCGGGCGGCGCGATGGTCTCGAAGTAGCGGATCGCGCTCTCCATCGAGCTCATCAGCGCCTCGCGCACCACGGTCGCGAGCGCGTTGTCGTTCGTCTTGAGCGCGTCGTAGTAACGCTGGCGCTCGGTCGCGTGGATGATCGCGGGCGGGAACCCGTTCTGCAGCAGGATCAGGTTGCCGACGAGGCGCGCGACCTTCCCGCTGTGCTTGGGGAACGGGTAGATGTGCAGCAGCTGGAAGTGCGCCTTCGCCGCGAGCCGCACCGGGTGCGTGGTGCGCTTCGTCTCCGCGGCGTTCACCCACTGCGTGAACTGGCGCAGCTTGTAGCTGATCTTGTCGGGCGTCGCGATCTCGTGGAAGTACAGCCGGTGGATCGGCATGTCCTTCCGGTACGCCGGAGGCTTCTTGCCCTCGACCTCCTCGGGCGCGAGGCACACGTAGAGGTCCTTCAGCGTGTCGAGGTCGATCTTGAGCTTC includes:
- a CDS encoding serine/threonine-protein kinase; protein product: MFQGGSAAHSRASTLTSSGQDDEDDGPTLLESRKNLQSLQPELLADRYESRSVLGEGGMGEVRLVWDRVVGREVAMKVLLPTRSNRSRAKERFLREAHVQGYLDHPGIVPVHEVGTLPSGEPFFTMKRIRGVTLHEVLEGLRKNDPNLRSRFSRRRMLSAFAKACLAIDYAHARGVVHRDLKPENVMLGDFGEVYVLDWGVARIVGTQVQRMPMALLGSITRAEQDLLGTPGYMAPEQIDRSNDADSAADVYSLGAILFEVLTHQALHRGKSVRELMISTREGADARCSVRAPQAAVPPELEAICVRATHADPLKRPQARELHEAIESFLDGDRETARRKLVADLHLRAAKETLKRASGSSGAEGATAQRDAIRGLARALSADPSNPEALQQLLDALAKPLDGKLPEEAEAEIREEEEKQHRVASRALRAGRFSWLLYVPLVVWLGPRDLVLGLTALGAIIAAVIVSWIVDLLPRPRPWMRTAVAVFAMLTIMPIASLFSPLILLPAITAASIPTFMVHLDRPGRWITTAAACIAATLPFALEIAGVIPPSVLIRDGAITILPRMTHFPEWPTRVVLLVLSMSPLITSAILVGRVRWELDAARRRVHWHLWRLRQLMP
- a CDS encoding DUF2079 domain-containing protein; its protein translation is MREWWRDARGEPSPIPWAGTRRAVHALVVIAAITFATLSLLRWHTFHNETFDLAFYARMAWGAVHGDGWNPIVGAHELGLHLAWILRPLGVIGMLFGQAPTLLVAQSIALSAAALPIARIGARHLGAPGAIVAALAWLLHPNLAHVASEEFHPGSVAVLPLAWAADALDRRSGPGIVLATLGVLLCREDLGLVTMLVGVAACGLAVRSPRSAERTRLARAGVLVAVVSLAYVLLFVLVLHPRFAPPEGSLELHFGRFGRSTTEVARYVLTHPGELIEHLSARHRVLYLALITAPCALLPLLRPGFLVIAAPVLAINLLSDFPGTTDLDSHYLTPAMPFVLASAIHGAAALPDGALLRLAPLATSAFFAHVIAGGTPLSLAFSREPFVADESTDAARRIVARIGPSASVQAPDALLPHLAERRDLRRAPPPETRADFVVLDASHRVRFAHDEDLLRTSEEPEIRAWIARDDHALVEAGGDYLLLERGRDPREGIGARAIIGHDDDRRAGRRLTGCLRLRDARLERRGSGLVLTLDLVALGACPSDLALRIGEGKRPSRVDLVANGWLSPAHFRAGDVIRSEHPLGPAEVRPGRLRVGALRSSGARPEHLDPHSLSIDAAFP
- the thiE gene encoding thiamine phosphate synthase, coding for MRGLYAIVDPDRCAGRDPVEVASAILRGGCALIQVRAKRMPDRERLALVRAVRARAKEHGVPFVVNDRPDLALLVDADGLHLGQDDLPIAEARRIVGRMMIGRSTHDLAQLRAAMHEGANLVGFGPVFATKSKENPDPVVGLEGLARAVRVARVPIVAIGGITEASAPGVARTGVALGAAIAAIGEARDPEQTARALHLALGGGEG
- a CDS encoding Fic family protein → MSSQNPGAEFTRLQQQAQKLDERLVVLQRLYAAAPEDARKDYNFKLDLSWIHHDSALEGVVYSIPELHAALQGQPPADASLVPTFDEIRQNKASVDLVREMATRKKLKIDLDTLKDLYVCLAPEEVEGKKPPAYRKDMPIHRLYFHEIATPDKISYKLRQFTQWVNAAETKRTTHPVRLAAKAHFQLLHIYPFPKHSGKVARLVGNLILLQNGFPPAIIHATERQRYYDALKTNDNALATVVREALMSSMESAIRYFETIAPPAPVEEPAPKPRKKAAGAKKR